A region from the Geobacillus vulcani PSS1 genome encodes:
- a CDS encoding capping complex subunit for YIEGIA, with protein MTHEKMILAIVTTKGETVAGGAPIFICQTKEEMEQIAANLEAILDGIAHELSEGLLIIVKH; from the coding sequence ATGACGCATGAAAAAATGATTTTGGCCATTGTGACGACCAAGGGCGAAACTGTCGCCGGCGGCGCGCCGATCTTTATTTGCCAGACAAAAGAGGAAATGGAACAGATCGCCGCCAATTTAGAGGCGATTTTGGATGGCATCGCCCATGAATTGAGCGAGGGGCTTCTTATTATCGTCAAACATTAG
- a CDS encoding lysophospholipid acyltransferase family protein — translation MTVDFYSFAKGIVKGVLTPFYRIQTIGIEQFPKEGGVLLCANHISNLDPPVIGITAPRPIRFMAKEELFRAPVVKTLVRSLHAFPVKRGMNDRQALRTGLEVLKQGEVLGIFPEGTRSKDGRLKKALPGVGFFALRTDAAVVPCAIVGPYRPFVPLKVVYGAPIDMAPLRARKASPEEAADYIMDHIRRLLEEHQRT, via the coding sequence ATGACGGTGGACTTTTATTCATTCGCCAAGGGGATCGTCAAGGGAGTGCTCACCCCTTTTTACCGCATTCAAACGATCGGGATTGAACAATTTCCAAAGGAAGGCGGCGTGCTTCTTTGCGCCAACCATATCAGCAACCTAGATCCGCCGGTCATCGGCATCACGGCGCCGCGGCCGATTCGGTTTATGGCGAAAGAAGAGCTGTTTCGTGCTCCGGTCGTAAAAACACTCGTTAGAAGCTTGCATGCCTTTCCGGTCAAGCGCGGCATGAACGACCGCCAGGCGCTGCGCACCGGGCTTGAGGTGCTGAAGCAAGGCGAAGTGCTCGGCATTTTTCCGGAAGGGACGCGCAGCAAAGACGGCCGACTGAAAAAGGCGCTGCCCGGCGTTGGCTTTTTCGCTTTGCGCACCGATGCCGCCGTTGTCCCGTGCGCCATTGTCGGCCCGTACCGTCCGTTTGTGCCGCTTAAGGTTGTGTACGGAGCGCCGATCGATATGGCGCCGCTGCGCGCGCGGAAAGCGAGCCCGGAAGAAGCGGCCGATTACATTATGGATCATATCCGCCGGCTCCTCGAAGAGCATCAGCGAACATGA
- a CDS encoding YpzI family protein has product MGKDRQEKKLKQSRRVESDRDQSLSYKGAARLDTPDEARERNSH; this is encoded by the coding sequence ATGGGAAAAGATCGACAGGAAAAAAAGCTGAAGCAATCGCGGCGCGTCGAGTCAGACCGCGACCAGTCCCTCTCCTATAAAGGAGCGGCTCGGCTCGACACGCCGGACGAAGCGCGGGAACGAAACAGCCATTGA
- the cmk gene encoding (d)CMP kinase has protein sequence MKRRISIAIDGPAAAGKSTVAKRIAQRLSYVYIDTGAMYRALTYRALVCGVDIHDEQALLSLLRDTSIELKPSPHGQIVLVNGDDVTDIIRGEAVTNAVSLVAKHPLVREEMVARQRALAEGGGVVMDGRDIGTHVLPNAEVKIFLKASVEERARRRHEENLARGFPSDLEKLKEEIARRDRLDSERETAPLRKAPDAVEIDTTSLSVEEVVERIMEIVNERIG, from the coding sequence ATGAAACGACGAATCAGCATCGCGATCGATGGACCCGCCGCGGCGGGGAAGAGCACGGTCGCCAAACGGATCGCTCAACGGCTTTCCTACGTATACATCGATACCGGCGCCATGTACCGCGCGCTGACGTATCGGGCGCTTGTATGCGGCGTCGACATCCATGATGAACAGGCGCTCCTGTCGTTGCTTCGCGATACGTCAATTGAGCTGAAGCCGTCGCCGCATGGGCAGATCGTTCTAGTCAATGGCGACGATGTGACCGACATCATCCGCGGCGAGGCGGTGACGAATGCGGTGTCGCTTGTCGCGAAGCATCCGCTTGTACGCGAGGAGATGGTCGCCCGCCAGCGCGCCTTGGCGGAAGGGGGCGGCGTCGTCATGGACGGGCGCGATATCGGGACGCATGTGCTGCCGAATGCAGAAGTAAAAATTTTCCTGAAGGCTTCGGTCGAGGAGCGAGCACGGCGCCGGCATGAGGAAAATCTCGCCCGCGGCTTTCCATCCGATCTCGAAAAACTGAAAGAAGAGATCGCTCGCCGCGACCGGCTCGATTCGGAACGAGAGACAGCCCCGCTCCGCAAGGCGCCGGATGCGGTGGAAATCGATACGACATCGCTGTCAGTTGAGGAAGTGGTGGAGCGGATTATGGAGATTGTCAACGAAAGGATTGGATGA
- a CDS encoding Ger(x)C family spore germination protein, with translation MIAWKQWRLMVSFLFMIAHFALLCGCWDREEVNDLALVLGIGIDRTEQGKIRMTVEIAVPRTIGGQMLGGGGSSNEGETIVRSGTGVTIGDAIAQLQERLSRRLFWGHTKVIVFGEKAAKAGIREHLDFLARHPQTRIRSNVFVSQGTAKSVLQLVPIIEQSSSEALRELAESRTLLKKTVKETLQMLSSEAQTIVLPMVKVLPPEKGKKPIQTMPFIYGTAIFKKDQMVGQIDDYLTRGLLWIRNEIEQAHITVAVKGEQGNITSRMIRSRTVLMPKYEQGRWKMTIKVTTEDDIILNGTKLDLLSAKNIQRVKAQLEKDISRRMREVLNSVQKEMKIDVFGFADAFYKKYPHQWHRMKPRWEDIFPNLPVELNITVKVRRPGMNFSPQGVPEPEVKK, from the coding sequence ATGATCGCCTGGAAACAATGGAGACTGATGGTTTCCTTTCTCTTTATGATTGCCCATTTTGCCCTGCTTTGTGGGTGCTGGGATCGCGAGGAGGTCAATGATCTCGCGCTCGTGCTCGGAATTGGCATTGATCGGACGGAACAAGGGAAGATCAGGATGACCGTAGAGATCGCGGTGCCGCGGACAATCGGGGGACAGATGCTAGGGGGAGGAGGCAGCAGCAACGAGGGAGAGACGATCGTGCGTTCGGGAACAGGCGTGACGATTGGGGATGCCATCGCCCAGCTGCAGGAGCGGCTGTCCCGCCGCCTGTTTTGGGGACATACGAAGGTCATTGTGTTTGGCGAAAAAGCAGCGAAGGCGGGCATTCGCGAACATCTTGATTTTCTCGCCCGCCACCCGCAAACCCGGATTCGGTCCAATGTCTTTGTCAGCCAAGGCACGGCGAAGAGCGTGCTGCAATTGGTTCCGATCATCGAGCAAAGTTCATCAGAAGCGTTGCGGGAATTGGCGGAATCAAGAACACTGCTGAAGAAAACGGTGAAAGAAACGCTGCAAATGCTAAGCAGCGAGGCGCAAACCATCGTGCTTCCCATGGTCAAAGTGCTGCCGCCGGAAAAAGGGAAAAAACCAATTCAAACGATGCCCTTTATTTATGGAACCGCCATTTTTAAAAAAGATCAAATGGTCGGCCAAATTGACGACTATCTCACTCGCGGCTTGTTATGGATTCGAAATGAAATCGAGCAAGCGCATATTACCGTGGCCGTCAAAGGGGAGCAAGGGAACATCACCTCGAGGATGATTCGTTCGCGCACCGTTCTCATGCCGAAATACGAGCAAGGAAGGTGGAAAATGACCATCAAGGTGACAACGGAAGACGACATCATCCTCAACGGAACGAAGTTGGACTTATTAAGCGCCAAGAACATTCAAAGGGTCAAAGCGCAGCTGGAGAAGGATATTAGCCGGCGGATGCGGGAGGTCTTGAACAGCGTGCAGAAAGAAATGAAAATTGATGTGTTCGGCTTTGCTGATGCGTTTTACAAAAAATATCCACATCAATGGCACCGCATGAAACCACGCTGGGAGGATATTTTCCCCAACCTGCCTGTTGAGCTGAACATCACAGTGAAAGTGCGCAGGCCGGGAATGAATTTCTCTCCGCAAGGCGTGCCGGAACCAGAGGTGAAAAAATGA
- a CDS encoding flagellar brake protein: protein MIKIGDSIRLEPSDGSARQYRSKALAIADGAVHISYPIDEQSGKTVYLLNGMQFKASFVGQDGGLYIFDTEVKGKIRDPLPMVVLAYPGEEYVVRIQRRRYVRVKANVDAAVHPSDGEFAPFTTMTVDISAGGAALLVPPSHASLLRPGMAVELWLALAMRSGEYHYVQTKASIVRIVNDERGIAKLSVEFTDLAPQDRVRLIRYSFERQLEEKKWENEQNK, encoded by the coding sequence ATGATCAAAATCGGAGATTCGATCCGGCTTGAGCCGTCGGACGGCTCAGCGCGGCAATACCGCAGCAAAGCGCTCGCCATCGCCGACGGGGCGGTTCATATCAGTTATCCGATCGATGAACAGAGTGGAAAGACGGTTTATTTGTTGAACGGGATGCAGTTTAAAGCGAGTTTTGTCGGGCAAGACGGCGGTTTATACATCTTTGATACCGAAGTGAAGGGGAAAATCCGCGATCCGCTGCCGATGGTCGTCTTGGCTTACCCGGGCGAGGAATACGTCGTGCGCATCCAGCGCCGCCGTTATGTTCGGGTGAAAGCGAATGTCGATGCGGCCGTCCATCCGTCTGACGGCGAGTTCGCCCCATTTACGACGATGACGGTGGATATCAGCGCCGGCGGCGCCGCCCTCCTTGTGCCGCCCTCGCACGCTTCGCTTCTTCGCCCCGGCATGGCGGTCGAGCTCTGGCTCGCGTTGGCGATGCGCTCCGGCGAATACCATTACGTGCAAACGAAGGCGTCGATTGTGCGCATCGTTAATGACGAGCGCGGCATAGCGAAACTGTCGGTGGAGTTCACAGACCTCGCCCCTCAAGACCGCGTCCGGCTCATTCGCTACAGCTTTGAACGGCAGCTTGAGGAGAAAAAATGGGAGAACGAACAGAATAAATGA
- a CDS encoding YIEGIA family protein: MNEYTFPILYGVAAGVLTRLYLLRTDYRQYPTYLHGRTIHIALGAIAAGLGTVAVPAIMEKEFAAITFLALAASQFRDVRNMERNTLNELDQYELVPRGKTYIEGIAIVFEGRNYLVIFVSFLSTLAYLVWNVWAAVLASIIGLMAARRFMSGSRLKDIADVQYVKPHFEGAGLYVDNIYIMNIGLPARREEILRYGMGFILTPKNFNARTTIANLGQRQAILHDVSTALGIYRDSGTPALVPLAKRDLNDGRVGVFILPQVEDVEKAKAVIENVPVLESAIRMPAKRRWKRRGGGGDDA, translated from the coding sequence GTGAACGAATACACGTTTCCGATTTTATACGGTGTTGCCGCTGGGGTGTTGACGCGGCTTTATTTGTTGCGCACCGATTACCGGCAATACCCGACGTATTTGCACGGTCGGACGATCCATATCGCCTTAGGGGCCATTGCCGCCGGCCTGGGAACGGTCGCCGTGCCGGCGATTATGGAAAAAGAGTTCGCAGCGATCACATTTTTGGCCTTGGCCGCCTCACAATTTCGCGACGTGCGCAATATGGAGCGCAATACGTTGAATGAATTGGACCAGTATGAACTCGTGCCGCGTGGAAAAACGTACATTGAAGGGATCGCCATCGTGTTTGAGGGGCGGAACTATTTAGTGATTTTTGTTTCCTTCCTATCAACGCTTGCCTATTTAGTATGGAATGTGTGGGCGGCTGTCTTGGCGAGCATCATTGGCTTGATGGCGGCGCGGCGGTTTATGAGCGGAAGCCGGCTGAAAGACATTGCCGACGTCCAATATGTCAAGCCGCATTTTGAAGGGGCAGGGCTGTATGTTGACAACATCTACATCATGAACATTGGTTTGCCGGCTCGGCGCGAAGAAATTTTGCGCTATGGAATGGGGTTTATTTTAACGCCGAAAAATTTCAACGCCCGCACGACGATCGCCAACCTCGGGCAGCGGCAGGCGATTTTGCATGACGTATCAACGGCGCTCGGCATTTATCGCGATTCAGGGACGCCGGCGCTCGTGCCGCTCGCGAAGCGGGACTTAAATGACGGGCGCGTCGGTGTTTTTATTTTGCCGCAAGTAGAGGATGTCGAGAAGGCGAAGGCGGTCATTGAAAACGTTCCGGTGCTCGAGAGCGCCATCCGCATGCCGGCGAAACGGCGCTGGAAGCGAAGAGGGGGCGGCGGTGATGACGCATGA
- a CDS encoding YpfB family protein: MKRVEQMLWKLVVIQAICLLIAQWLVLYTPAALYIGKVYEYEGVAKPEKTKTVETAVDR; encoded by the coding sequence ATGAAACGGGTCGAACAGATGTTGTGGAAGCTTGTCGTCATCCAGGCGATTTGTCTGTTGATCGCCCAATGGCTTGTGTTGTACACGCCAGCGGCGTTGTATATCGGCAAGGTGTATGAATACGAAGGTGTAGCCAAGCCGGAAAAAACGAAAACAGTTGAAACGGCCGTCGACCGCTGA
- the rpsA gene encoding 30S ribosomal protein S1 produces MTEEMNVQVNVYEVGDIVRGKVVKLEDKQVLVEVENSKQSGIIPISELSNLHIEKPSDAVAVGDEVTAKVKKVEEGKDGEEGLLILSKRAVDAERAWEDLERKFASGETFETVIKDIVKGGLVADVGVRGFIPASLVEPHYVEDFSDYKGKTLAVKVVELDREKNRVILSHRAVVEEEQARQQKELLSRLEPGQVLDGVVRRIADFGVFVDVGGFDGLVHISQLSHTRVAHPSEVVKEGDAVKVKVLAVDPENGRLSLSIKEALPGPWEGLSEKVKPGDVVTGTVKRLASFGAFVEVFPGVEGLVHVSQIANRRIGSPHEVLKEGDEVKAKVLDVNEADHRLSLSIRALLEEEAAAPAEDYSQYTRTSEARGFQLGEVIGEQLKKLK; encoded by the coding sequence ATGACAGAAGAGATGAATGTGCAAGTCAATGTGTATGAAGTGGGCGATATCGTCCGCGGCAAAGTGGTGAAGCTTGAGGACAAGCAAGTGCTTGTCGAGGTGGAAAACAGCAAGCAAAGCGGCATCATTCCGATCAGCGAGCTGTCGAACTTGCATATTGAAAAACCGAGCGATGCCGTCGCTGTCGGCGATGAAGTGACGGCCAAAGTCAAGAAAGTGGAAGAAGGAAAAGACGGGGAAGAAGGGTTGCTCATTTTATCGAAAAGAGCGGTGGACGCCGAGCGGGCTTGGGAAGATCTTGAGCGCAAATTTGCAAGCGGCGAAACATTTGAAACGGTCATTAAAGACATCGTCAAAGGCGGTCTTGTCGCCGACGTCGGAGTGCGCGGCTTCATCCCGGCGTCGCTTGTCGAGCCGCATTACGTCGAAGATTTTTCCGATTATAAAGGAAAAACGCTCGCCGTGAAAGTCGTCGAGCTTGATCGTGAGAAAAACCGCGTCATTTTGTCGCATCGGGCGGTCGTTGAGGAAGAACAAGCGCGACAGCAAAAAGAGTTGCTCTCCCGCCTTGAGCCGGGGCAAGTGTTGGATGGCGTCGTCCGCCGCATTGCCGATTTCGGCGTCTTTGTCGATGTCGGCGGGTTTGACGGGCTCGTACATATTTCCCAGCTTTCCCATACGCGCGTCGCTCATCCGTCGGAAGTGGTGAAAGAAGGCGATGCGGTGAAAGTGAAAGTGTTGGCCGTCGATCCGGAGAACGGGCGCCTGTCGCTGTCGATCAAAGAAGCGCTGCCGGGCCCATGGGAAGGCCTCAGCGAAAAAGTGAAACCGGGTGATGTCGTCACCGGGACGGTGAAACGACTCGCTTCGTTCGGCGCGTTTGTGGAAGTCTTCCCAGGCGTCGAAGGGTTGGTGCATGTGTCGCAAATCGCCAACCGCCGCATCGGCTCGCCGCATGAAGTGCTGAAAGAAGGCGATGAAGTAAAGGCGAAAGTGCTCGACGTCAACGAGGCGGATCACCGCCTTTCCCTCAGCATCCGCGCGCTGCTTGAGGAAGAGGCGGCCGCGCCGGCTGAGGACTACAGCCAATATACAAGAACGTCGGAAGCGCGTGGTTTCCAGCTCGGTGAAGTGATCGGCGAGCAGCTGAAAAAATTAAAATAA
- a CDS encoding spore germination protein, whose product MPFLPTRRRNNQPLPIEDKEEEQQELLTVDLNENVEKIKTIYQDCMDVVFRKFQMFADTDAVIIYINGLANIEEIHEHVLEPLMEHGWVDGNGMPPAEQLVDMKRFIEQRLPVSKVYRAQTVAQCIEHLAEGNAVLLVDGQSEGVALGLSKWEKRAIEEPVAESGIRGPREGFIESLETNLSLLRRRIRSPLLKAKAIALGKYTKTEVAVCYIEGVAAPALVAEIEQRLRRVELDGVLETGYIEEIIQDHPYSPFPQVLNTERPDVAVASLLEGRIVIVQDGTPFVLVMPVSFYSLMQSSEDYYQRSLISTLIRLLRYLFLLVSLLLPSAYIAILTFHQEMIPTTLLLTVAASRERVPFPAFVEALIMEIVFEALREAGVRLPKQAGAAVSIVGALVIGQAAVQAGLVSAPMIMVVALTGIASFMFPRFTAAIALRMLRFPMMILAGSLGLLGIMLGLLLILTHMASLRSLGVPYLSVHVPNAGHHMDDVLIRTPWWKANADSRVNERRSQQTAKE is encoded by the coding sequence ATGCCGTTTTTGCCAACGCGGAGGAGAAACAATCAGCCGCTTCCCATAGAAGACAAGGAAGAAGAGCAGCAAGAGCTTCTAACGGTCGATCTCAATGAAAACGTAGAGAAAATCAAAACGATTTATCAGGATTGTATGGATGTCGTCTTTCGAAAGTTTCAAATGTTTGCTGACACTGATGCGGTGATCATTTATATCAACGGATTGGCGAATATCGAAGAAATTCATGAACATGTGCTTGAGCCGTTGATGGAGCATGGTTGGGTCGATGGAAACGGCATGCCGCCGGCTGAACAGCTCGTTGACATGAAGCGCTTTATCGAACAGCGACTGCCTGTCTCGAAAGTATATCGGGCGCAGACGGTAGCGCAGTGCATTGAGCATCTTGCAGAGGGGAATGCGGTGCTGCTTGTCGACGGGCAAAGCGAAGGGGTTGCCCTAGGCTTGTCCAAATGGGAAAAGCGGGCGATTGAAGAACCGGTGGCGGAATCGGGAATCAGGGGGCCGCGCGAAGGATTTATTGAATCGCTCGAAACCAATCTCTCCTTACTGCGGCGCCGAATCCGCAGTCCACTGCTGAAAGCCAAAGCGATCGCTTTAGGCAAGTATACGAAAACGGAAGTCGCTGTTTGTTATATAGAGGGCGTGGCTGCGCCGGCGTTGGTCGCTGAAATCGAACAGCGGCTCCGGCGCGTGGAATTGGACGGCGTGCTGGAAACAGGGTATATCGAGGAGATCATCCAAGACCACCCGTACTCCCCGTTTCCGCAAGTGTTGAATACCGAACGGCCCGATGTGGCGGTGGCCAGTTTGCTTGAAGGGCGCATTGTCATTGTGCAAGACGGCACTCCGTTTGTGCTTGTGATGCCGGTGTCGTTTTATTCGTTGATGCAGTCGAGCGAAGATTACTATCAACGTTCATTGATCAGCACGCTGATCCGCCTGCTCCGGTATTTGTTTTTATTGGTGTCGCTCTTGCTGCCATCGGCGTACATCGCTATTTTGACCTTTCACCAAGAAATGATTCCAACGACCCTTTTATTAACCGTCGCTGCGTCAAGGGAGCGCGTTCCTTTCCCGGCGTTTGTCGAAGCCTTGATCATGGAAATCGTCTTTGAAGCGCTGCGTGAAGCCGGTGTGCGGCTTCCCAAACAGGCGGGGGCAGCCGTCAGCATCGTTGGCGCGCTTGTCATCGGCCAGGCAGCTGTTCAGGCCGGCCTTGTCTCCGCACCGATGATCATGGTGGTGGCGCTGACGGGGATCGCATCGTTTATGTTTCCGCGTTTTACTGCGGCCATCGCGCTGCGCATGCTGCGCTTTCCGATGATGATTTTGGCCGGATCGTTAGGGCTGCTGGGCATTATGCTTGGGCTGCTTCTGATCCTGACTCATATGGCGTCTCTTCGTTCGCTTGGCGTTCCGTATCTTTCAGTGCATGTTCCCAATGCCGGCCATCATATGGATGACGTGCTGATCCGCACTCCGTGGTGGAAAGCAAACGCTGATTCGCGCGTGAATGAGCGGCGCAGCCAACAGACGGCAAAGGAGTGA
- the der gene encoding ribosome biogenesis GTPase Der, with amino-acid sequence MANPVVAIVGRPNVGKSTIFNRIVGERISIVEDVPGVTRDRIYSRAEWLNHSFYLIDTGGIDIGDEPLLVQIRQQAEIAIDEADVIIFMTNGRDGVTAADEEVAKLLRRSNKPVVLAVNKIDNPEMRDLIYDFYALGFGEPYPISGAHGTGLGDLLDAVVRHFPKGGGQEYEEDVIKFCLIGRPNVGKSSLVNAILGEERVIVSDIAGTTRDAVDTSFVREGQEYVIIDTAGMRKRGKIYESTEKYSVLRALRAIERSDVVLVVLNAEEGIIEQDKKIAGYAHEAGRGVILVVNKWDAIEKDDKTMVEFERKIRDHFPFLDYAPILFVSAKTKQRLHKLLPLVRLVSDNHAMRVQTNVLNEVIMDAVAMNPTPTHNGKRLKIYYMTQVAVKPPTFVAFVNDPELMHFSYERFLENRIRDAFGFEGTPIKIIARPRK; translated from the coding sequence ATGGCAAATCCAGTCGTGGCCATTGTCGGCCGTCCGAATGTGGGGAAATCGACGATTTTCAACCGCATCGTCGGGGAGCGCATTTCCATCGTCGAAGACGTACCCGGAGTGACGCGCGACCGCATTTACAGCCGGGCCGAATGGCTGAACCATTCGTTTTACTTGATCGATACCGGGGGCATTGACATCGGCGACGAGCCGCTGCTTGTGCAAATTCGTCAGCAGGCGGAAATCGCGATCGATGAGGCGGATGTCATCATCTTTATGACAAACGGCCGGGACGGCGTGACCGCGGCCGATGAAGAAGTGGCCAAGCTGCTTCGCCGGTCGAACAAGCCGGTTGTGCTCGCGGTGAACAAAATCGACAATCCGGAGATGCGCGATTTGATTTATGACTTTTATGCCCTCGGCTTTGGAGAGCCGTATCCGATTTCCGGAGCGCACGGGACGGGGCTTGGTGATTTGCTTGACGCCGTCGTCCGTCATTTCCCGAAAGGCGGCGGGCAGGAGTATGAGGAAGACGTGATTAAATTTTGCCTTATTGGCCGGCCAAATGTCGGCAAATCATCGCTGGTCAATGCCATTTTAGGCGAAGAGCGGGTCATCGTCAGCGACATCGCCGGTACGACGAGGGATGCCGTCGACACCTCGTTCGTGCGCGAAGGGCAGGAATATGTTATCATTGATACGGCAGGGATGCGCAAGCGAGGAAAAATTTACGAAAGCACGGAAAAATACAGCGTCTTGCGCGCGTTAAGGGCCATTGAGCGCTCGGACGTCGTGCTTGTCGTGCTAAACGCCGAAGAAGGCATCATCGAGCAGGACAAAAAAATCGCCGGATATGCCCATGAGGCCGGACGCGGCGTCATTTTGGTCGTCAATAAATGGGATGCGATTGAAAAAGACGACAAAACGATGGTCGAGTTTGAGCGGAAGATTCGCGATCATTTTCCATTTTTGGATTATGCACCGATTTTATTCGTGTCGGCGAAGACCAAACAGCGGCTGCATAAGCTCTTGCCGCTCGTCCGGCTTGTGAGCGACAACCATGCGATGCGCGTCCAGACCAATGTGCTCAATGAAGTCATTATGGATGCGGTGGCGATGAATCCGACGCCGACGCACAACGGCAAGCGGTTAAAAATTTATTATATGACGCAAGTCGCCGTCAAACCGCCGACGTTTGTCGCGTTTGTCAATGATCCGGAATTGATGCATTTTTCATATGAACGGTTTTTGGAAAATCGCATCCGTGATGCGTTCGGTTTTGAAGGCACGCCGATTAAAATCATCGCCCGTCCGCGGAAATAA
- a CDS encoding YphA family membrane protein, whose amino-acid sequence MEGVYFYFFFWALWIVATFLMKKTVERTKLAAFSLFMISSASITVKISPIQMGASFFVLFFSSCYVAVTQRPCGWLRMALSATGLAFAYAAFRLLALFDPVWIWLDGQWMLGWWLAFVSALFHRDATARLLCLALGGCQGEIVYAMAVSRMTPDDVIGAFSFLDAMSISASCLLVWESIRFLSLQLEEKRPVRRMRQP is encoded by the coding sequence ATGGAAGGAGTCTATTTTTATTTCTTTTTTTGGGCGTTATGGATTGTAGCGACATTTTTGATGAAAAAGACCGTCGAGCGGACGAAGCTGGCTGCGTTTTCGCTATTCATGATCAGTTCGGCTTCCATAACGGTGAAGATCAGTCCTATTCAGATGGGGGCGTCCTTTTTTGTGCTTTTTTTCTCCTCTTGTTACGTGGCGGTCACACAGCGGCCATGCGGATGGCTGCGGATGGCGCTGTCAGCGACCGGCTTGGCGTTTGCCTATGCCGCTTTTCGTCTGCTTGCCTTGTTTGATCCGGTCTGGATTTGGCTTGACGGCCAATGGATGCTTGGCTGGTGGCTCGCTTTCGTCAGCGCCTTGTTTCACCGCGATGCAACAGCCCGCCTTCTTTGTCTGGCGCTCGGCGGATGCCAAGGGGAAATCGTGTATGCCATGGCTGTTTCCCGCATGACACCGGATGATGTGATCGGGGCATTTTCATTTTTGGATGCAATGTCGATCAGTGCGTCGTGCTTGCTCGTTTGGGAATCGATCCGCTTCCTCTCGCTGCAGCTTGAGGAAAAACGGCCTGTAAGGAGGATGAGGCAGCCGTGA
- a CDS encoding GerAB/ArcD/ProY family transporter produces the protein MEKEKITSVQMMFLLYPTVIATAILIVPGVTAHHAKQDMWISPLWASLAGFLAVYITVRLHRLYPKKTPIEYSVDIVGQFLGKLIGLIWLFFYFHVTGIVIREYGEFVVGNFLFRTPISVVMGSMVFVCAVAVRSGLNVLGQLAQLLVPFVIMLLMMIVILLLPDIDLRNMLPIMEKGVMPSIMGSVIPQGWFSECFLMAFLLPYVIDQHNGPKWGNMAVVFIALTLLMTNLVTLLVFGAITAHFVYPVMTIVRYISIADFLEHLEAVVMALWVVGVFLKISVFYYAIAVAMAKWLNLEHYQPLVFPVGWILLFMSIWATRDLMELTHFVATTGPFYLMFVQIILPWLLLLIAKWRKRAVSSSDAVLQEHGK, from the coding sequence GTGGAAAAGGAAAAAATCACGTCCGTCCAAATGATGTTTCTTCTCTACCCGACTGTTATCGCCACCGCTATTTTGATCGTTCCGGGAGTGACGGCCCACCATGCGAAACAAGATATGTGGATTTCGCCGCTGTGGGCGTCGCTTGCCGGCTTTTTGGCCGTGTACATCACGGTGCGGCTGCATCGCCTCTACCCGAAAAAAACGCCGATCGAATACAGCGTGGACATTGTTGGCCAGTTTTTGGGGAAATTGATCGGATTGATTTGGTTGTTTTTCTATTTCCATGTAACGGGAATTGTTATTCGCGAGTATGGAGAGTTTGTCGTGGGCAACTTTTTGTTTCGCACGCCCATCAGCGTTGTGATGGGAAGCATGGTGTTTGTCTGCGCCGTGGCGGTTCGCAGCGGGCTTAACGTGTTGGGACAGCTCGCGCAATTGCTGGTTCCGTTTGTCATTATGCTGCTGATGATGATCGTCATTTTGTTGCTTCCGGATATCGACTTGAGAAATATGCTGCCGATCATGGAAAAAGGGGTCATGCCGTCGATTATGGGATCGGTGATTCCGCAAGGCTGGTTCAGCGAATGCTTTTTGATGGCTTTTTTGCTTCCTTATGTCATTGATCAACATAACGGGCCGAAGTGGGGGAACATGGCCGTTGTGTTCATTGCTTTGACCTTGCTTATGACTAATTTGGTCACCCTGTTGGTGTTTGGAGCGATTACCGCCCATTTTGTGTATCCGGTGATGACTATCGTTCGCTACATCAGTATTGCTGATTTTTTGGAACACCTTGAAGCTGTGGTCATGGCGCTTTGGGTGGTTGGCGTTTTTTTAAAGATTTCTGTCTTTTATTATGCCATAGCCGTAGCCATGGCTAAATGGCTGAATCTGGAACATTACCAGCCGCTTGTGTTTCCGGTTGGATGGATTTTGTTGTTCATGTCCATTTGGGCGACGCGGGATTTAATGGAATTGACCCATTTTGTCGCCACGACCGGCCCCTTTTATTTGATGTTTGTCCAAATCATTCTTCCGTGGCTTCTGCTGCTTATTGCTAAATGGAGGAAGCGGGCCGTTTCATCATCTGACGCTGTTTTGCAGGAACACGGGAAGTAG